In one window of Ignavibacteria bacterium DNA:
- a CDS encoding type II toxin-antitoxin system HicB family antitoxin, whose protein sequence is MKLKVIVHSADEGGYWAEVPSIPGCVTQAENFEDLLKNIYEAVEGCLFVDITE, encoded by the coding sequence ATGAAATTGAAAGTAATTGTGCATTCAGCAGATGAAGGTGGCTATTGGGCAGAAGTTCCATCAATTCCAGGATGTGTGACACAAGCGGAAAATTTCGAAGACCTTCTGAAGAATATTTATGAAGCTGTTGAAGGATGCCTTTTTGTGGATATCACTGAGTGA
- a CDS encoding S9 family peptidase, with the protein MRNFLTAIVLTICTITSVSFAQLPPIIDRETFFGDPEISGAQISPDGKYITFLKQFNKVRNIWVKERGQKFDEAKPLTADTTRPVTGYFWTHNSKYVLYVQDKGGDENYRIYAVDPKESGDPVPVAKDLTPMEKVRAYIYDVPKKTPNEIIIGLNDRDPSLHDVYRLDIVTGERTLIRKNEQNVAGWIFDQDTNLRLALRQTADGGTEILKVEGNDLNQIYVVNNEESASPIYFHPDGQSFYLITNKGDKTDKIQLELFDLKTSKTKLIEKDPLNEVDFAGALFSDITHEILATYYIGEKRRMYPRQKAFAKDWKKLEELLPRGDLSITSMTEDEMTWLVVVSSDINPGAIHVFDRKTGKTELLYYSRPNLPTEYLASMKPVKYKSRDGLTIHAYLTLPKGIPSENLPVVMLIHGGPWYRDMWGYNPLAQFLANRGYAVMQPNFRGSTGYGKKFLNAGNKEWGTGFMQHDITDGVKYLIKEGIADPKKVAIAGGSYGGYATLAGLTFTPDLFACGFDIVGPSNIITLLNSIPPYWAPIKKIFDVRVGDQNIPEDKKRLDEQSPLNYATNIKVPLYVVQGANDPRVKKAEADQIVVALRDLGRDVEYMCAPDEGHGFAGEMNRLAMMTAMEQFFVKHLKGRVQEDVREEIQNKLNDITVDIKTVTMPVREAADESVKLYTSFDGSKISASERKYSMKIEVMGQKLNMDLSQSVSKATFDGNEVWRIIDVATGMMGGSDTLDVDPKTLLPIRRNAAQGPGTVTMKFTQDGVEGMMKAGPQEFPIKANFDSPVLVDGTGTLLALSTLPMKEGFSAAYNSFDMRAGKAKKMIAKVAGSEVVKLDSGEFRTFKVEIVNDEDGTTSSTLWYNKDGMYLVKSETKLPAQMGGGLVVMEIVK; encoded by the coding sequence ATGAGAAACTTTTTAACTGCGATTGTACTTACAATTTGTACAATTACATCAGTTTCATTTGCACAACTACCCCCTATAATTGATAGAGAAACTTTCTTCGGTGATCCAGAAATTTCAGGGGCACAAATCTCACCAGATGGAAAGTATATCACTTTCTTGAAACAATTCAATAAAGTTCGAAACATTTGGGTGAAAGAACGTGGACAAAAATTTGATGAAGCAAAACCTCTGACTGCTGATACTACTCGTCCCGTGACAGGTTATTTCTGGACACATAACAGTAAATACGTTCTTTATGTTCAGGACAAAGGCGGAGATGAAAATTATCGAATCTATGCTGTTGATCCGAAAGAATCAGGTGATCCTGTTCCAGTTGCAAAAGATCTTACACCGATGGAAAAAGTTCGTGCTTACATTTACGATGTTCCTAAAAAGACTCCGAATGAAATAATTATTGGTTTGAATGATCGAGACCCCTCATTACATGATGTCTATCGTTTAGATATTGTTACCGGAGAAAGAACTTTAATAAGAAAGAACGAACAAAATGTTGCCGGCTGGATTTTCGATCAAGATACAAATCTCCGGCTTGCTCTCAGGCAAACTGCTGACGGTGGTACTGAAATTTTAAAAGTTGAAGGCAATGACTTAAATCAAATTTACGTGGTCAATAACGAAGAATCTGCAAGTCCAATCTATTTTCATCCAGATGGACAAAGTTTTTATCTCATAACTAATAAAGGAGATAAAACAGACAAGATTCAACTCGAGTTGTTCGATTTAAAAACAAGCAAGACAAAATTAATTGAAAAAGATCCTCTCAATGAAGTAGATTTTGCCGGTGCATTATTTTCTGATATAACACATGAAATTCTTGCCACTTACTACATCGGTGAAAAACGCAGAATGTATCCAAGGCAAAAAGCTTTTGCAAAAGATTGGAAAAAACTTGAAGAGCTTCTTCCTCGTGGTGATTTATCAATCACAAGTATGACTGAAGATGAAATGACCTGGCTTGTGGTAGTTTCGAGCGATATTAATCCCGGGGCTATTCACGTTTTCGATAGAAAAACTGGTAAAACAGAGCTCCTTTATTACTCACGCCCAAATCTACCTACTGAATATCTTGCATCAATGAAACCAGTGAAATACAAATCGCGTGATGGTTTAACGATACATGCATATCTGACATTACCAAAAGGAATTCCATCGGAAAATCTTCCCGTCGTAATGCTGATTCATGGTGGTCCATGGTACAGAGATATGTGGGGATATAATCCATTGGCACAATTTCTCGCAAATAGAGGTTACGCTGTCATGCAGCCAAACTTCCGCGGCTCAACTGGATACGGGAAAAAATTTCTAAATGCTGGAAACAAAGAGTGGGGAACTGGCTTCATGCAGCATGATATTACTGATGGGGTCAAATATCTCATTAAAGAAGGAATTGCTGATCCGAAAAAAGTTGCAATTGCCGGTGGTTCATACGGCGGATATGCAACGCTGGCTGGATTAACTTTTACACCAGATCTTTTCGCGTGTGGATTTGATATAGTAGGACCATCAAATATTATTACTCTATTAAATTCAATTCCTCCATACTGGGCGCCGATTAAAAAGATTTTTGATGTCCGTGTTGGCGATCAAAACATTCCCGAAGACAAAAAAAGATTAGATGAACAGTCTCCCCTGAATTATGCAACTAATATTAAAGTACCCCTTTATGTCGTTCAAGGAGCAAACGATCCGCGAGTTAAAAAAGCAGAGGCAGATCAAATCGTTGTTGCATTACGAGATTTAGGCCGAGATGTAGAATACATGTGCGCTCCAGATGAAGGACATGGTTTCGCAGGTGAAATGAATCGATTGGCGATGATGACAGCTATGGAACAATTCTTCGTTAAACATTTGAAAGGAAGAGTTCAAGAAGATGTTCGAGAAGAGATACAAAACAAACTAAATGATATTACAGTTGATATAAAGACAGTAACTATGCCGGTTCGTGAGGCAGCAGATGAGTCGGTAAAACTTTATACTTCATTCGATGGTTCCAAAATCTCCGCTTCGGAAAGAAAATACTCCATGAAGATTGAAGTGATGGGACAAAAACTAAATATGGATTTGAGCCAATCTGTTTCAAAAGCCACGTTTGATGGAAATGAAGTTTGGAGAATTATTGATGTAGCAACCGGAATGATGGGAGGCTCAGACACACTTGATGTTGATCCAAAAACTTTATTACCAATCAGAAGAAATGCGGCTCAAGGTCCGGGTACTGTCACAATGAAATTTACTCAAGACGGTGTTGAAGGAATGATGAAGGCAGGTCCTCAGGAATTTCCGATTAAAGCTAATTTCGATTCGCCTGTTTTAGTCGATGGGACTGGAACACTTCTCGCACTCAGTACATTACCAATGAAAGAAGGATTCAGTGCAGCATACAATTCTTTCGATATGCGAGCCGGAAAAGCAAAAAAGATGATTGCTAAAGTCGCAGGCTCGGAAGTAGTTAAATTAGATTCTGGAGAGTTCCGCACTTTTAAAGTTGAAATTGTTAATGATGAAGATGGTACGACAAGTTCAACTCTATGGTACAACAAAGACGGAATGTATTTAGTAAAATCAGAGACTAAACTTCCTGCTCAAATGGGAGGCGGCTTGGTTGTGATGGAAATTGTCAAGTAA
- the hisN gene encoding histidinol-phosphatase: MNDLLEFKSFAKLLAEESGKIIKNYFRKSFAIENKFDESPVTIADKKAEESMRNLIMNEFPEHGILGEEFGEHNPDAEYRWILDPIDGTRSFICGTVTFGTLIALVKNNQPIFGVINQPILNEFLIGDNNSAELNGEKVCIRNCMSLSDAVLLTTDHLNVGKYQSMDRFENLIRNVKLYRNWGDCYGYYLLATGYADIMIDPIMSVWDTMAIIPIIRGAKGIITDYNGNDPSKGNSIVAASSGIHSKVLEILGS; the protein is encoded by the coding sequence ATGAATGACCTTCTTGAATTCAAATCCTTCGCAAAACTGTTAGCTGAAGAGAGCGGGAAAATCATTAAGAATTATTTCCGGAAGTCCTTCGCAATTGAAAATAAATTTGATGAATCTCCAGTAACAATCGCAGATAAAAAAGCAGAAGAATCAATGCGAAATTTGATCATGAATGAATTTCCTGAACACGGAATTCTTGGTGAGGAATTTGGTGAACATAATCCTGATGCAGAATACAGATGGATTCTCGACCCAATAGATGGAACGAGAAGTTTTATATGCGGGACTGTTACTTTTGGAACTTTGATTGCACTAGTAAAAAATAATCAGCCAATTTTCGGAGTGATCAATCAGCCGATACTAAATGAGTTTTTGATTGGCGATAATAATTCAGCAGAATTGAATGGTGAAAAAGTCTGCATAAGAAATTGCATGAGTCTCTCGGATGCAGTGTTGCTTACCACTGATCACTTAAACGTAGGTAAATATCAAAGTATGGATAGATTCGAAAATCTAATAAGAAATGTGAAGCTTTATCGAAATTGGGGAGATTGTTACGGATATTATCTTCTTGCAACAGGATATGCAGATATAATGATCGATCCAATAATGTCAGTTTGGGATACAATGGCAATAATTCCAATAATTCGCGGTGCAAAGGGAATCATTACAGATTACAATGGAAATGATCCATCGAAGGGGAACAGTATCGTCGCCGCATCAAGCGGAATTCATTCCAAGGTATTAGAAATTCTTGGCTCATGA
- the mscL gene encoding large-conductance mechanosensitive channel protein MscL translates to MFKEFKEFAMKGNMVDMAIGIIIGAAFGNVVNSLVNDIIMPPIGLLLGGMDFKDFYVVLKSADPLAGTPEVTFKYGAFITVLINFLVVAWALFMVVKGMNKMRKSEGAS, encoded by the coding sequence ATGTTCAAAGAGTTCAAAGAATTCGCCATGAAAGGAAACATGGTGGATATGGCGATCGGTATCATCATTGGTGCCGCATTCGGAAATGTTGTTAATTCGCTCGTTAACGATATCATCATGCCGCCGATAGGATTACTGCTTGGCGGAATGGATTTCAAAGATTTCTATGTTGTATTGAAATCTGCCGATCCCCTTGCCGGTACACCTGAAGTTACTTTCAAATATGGTGCATTTATTACTGTTTTAATTAATTTTCTAGTTGTTGCTTGGGCATTGTTCATGGTCGTAAAAGGAATGAACAAAATGCGTAAATCTGAAGGTGCTTCCTAA
- a CDS encoding peptide MFS transporter, with product MKKVISKFQVFKSFSGTFWLVIMMEFFERGSYYGMMSILSVYFTDQLFFSKESVGVIKSTIQPLLYILPIVAGAVGDRFGYRRTLIFAFTFLGLGYFLTSQMTEYAFVFGSLVIMGIGAGAFKPMISGTIARITTEEQSTLGFGIFYWSINFGAFLFPLILVPYVKNTFGWEYVMIVSAICTASMLIPAILFYKEPPKPESTKTLLQVFKGMIMVLSDVRFIGLIVIYSGFWILYFQMFDSVLWYVKDYVDATSLDNTVNSFLGFFGININWKFDVEHVTVINAGTIILLQIVVSNIVKKTKALPTMITGITLGTIGMAILAINTNIWVFMIGITIFSIGEMTAHPKFISYVGLIAPPDKKATYLGYSFLYGVIGSSIGGILGANLYVHFVDNLKDPQTLWIIFSLIGVATIIGLLLYAKFFAPKGSKY from the coding sequence ATGAAAAAAGTTATATCAAAATTTCAAGTGTTCAAATCTTTTTCTGGAACTTTCTGGCTCGTAATTATGATGGAGTTTTTTGAGCGCGGATCTTACTATGGAATGATGAGCATTCTTTCGGTTTACTTTACCGATCAATTATTCTTCAGCAAAGAAAGCGTTGGAGTAATTAAAAGTACCATCCAACCATTGCTTTATATTTTACCTATAGTTGCTGGCGCAGTCGGTGATAGATTCGGATATCGCCGTACATTGATTTTTGCTTTCACATTTCTTGGGCTTGGCTATTTTCTGACAAGTCAGATGACTGAGTACGCATTCGTATTTGGAAGTTTAGTCATTATGGGAATAGGTGCAGGCGCATTCAAACCTATGATCTCAGGAACGATTGCGCGAATCACAACTGAAGAGCAATCAACACTCGGTTTTGGAATTTTTTATTGGTCTATAAACTTCGGTGCATTTTTATTCCCTTTGATTCTTGTGCCTTACGTTAAAAATACATTCGGCTGGGAATATGTGATGATTGTATCAGCAATCTGCACAGCCTCAATGCTTATTCCCGCAATATTATTTTATAAAGAACCGCCAAAACCTGAGAGCACAAAAACTCTGCTTCAAGTTTTTAAGGGAATGATTATGGTTCTTTCGGATGTAAGATTCATTGGTTTAATCGTAATCTATTCCGGATTTTGGATCTTGTATTTCCAGATGTTCGATTCGGTGCTTTGGTACGTGAAAGATTATGTAGATGCTACATCACTCGATAATACAGTGAATTCATTCCTTGGATTTTTTGGAATTAATATTAATTGGAAGTTTGACGTAGAACACGTGACAGTAATCAATGCCGGAACAATTATTCTTCTTCAGATCGTTGTTTCGAATATTGTAAAGAAAACAAAAGCACTTCCAACAATGATTACCGGAATCACTCTTGGAACAATTGGAATGGCAATACTTGCAATCAATACTAACATCTGGGTATTCATGATCGGAATTACAATCTTTTCAATCGGCGAGATGACAGCACATCCAAAATTTATCAGCTATGTCGGATTAATTGCTCCGCCGGATAAAAAAGCGACTTATCTTGGCTACTCATTTTTGTATGGTGTAATAGGATCTTCAATCGGCGGGATTCTTGGTGCAAACCTTTACGTTCACTTTGTTGATAACTTGAAAGATCCACAAACACTTTGGATTATTTTCAGTTTGATTGGAGTCGCAACAATAATAGGCTTGCTCTTATACGCAAAGTTTTTTGCTCCAAAAGGTTCGAAGTATTGA
- a CDS encoding ATP-binding protein, whose product MIKRKLQNEIIESLKQFPVVGILGSRQVGKTTLAKEIQQNFPKSIYLDLELPSDYNKLEETELFLSSFQDELIIIDEIQQKPELFSIIRALVDQNKIPARFVILGSSSPDLIKKSSESLAGRIYYHLLNPFSINEVGNDSDSIDKLWIRGGYPNSFLAENIDLSYKWREAFIQTFLERDIPKFGIKIPTIQLSRFWSMIAHIHGNLWNASKIAASLGVTPPTSKSYLDILEGTFIIRQLQPYLANTKKRLVKSPKVYIRDSGLLHSILKIKTKSELFGNPTSGHSWEGFVIEQVLNNLSSDFGVYFYRTSAGAEIDLVITKGDSPVYCIDAKLSLTPQVSAGFLNALDDLKCEKGFVVYPGKDIYPVKENVTAIPISRIDAIINT is encoded by the coding sequence ATAATAAAACGAAAATTACAAAACGAAATAATTGAATCTCTCAAACAATTCCCAGTCGTTGGAATTTTAGGTTCCAGACAAGTCGGGAAGACAACTCTTGCTAAAGAAATTCAACAAAATTTTCCAAAAAGTATTTATCTGGATCTTGAACTGCCCTCAGATTATAATAAGTTAGAAGAGACAGAGTTATTTCTATCATCCTTTCAGGATGAGCTTATAATCATTGATGAGATTCAACAAAAGCCTGAACTGTTTTCGATCATAAGAGCACTTGTGGATCAAAATAAAATTCCAGCAAGATTTGTAATTCTTGGTTCGTCGTCTCCTGATTTAATAAAAAAATCTTCTGAAAGTTTAGCGGGGAGAATATATTACCACTTGCTAAACCCATTTTCAATAAATGAAGTTGGGAATGATTCGGACAGTATCGACAAGCTTTGGATCAGAGGCGGATATCCCAATAGTTTTCTTGCAGAAAATATTGATTTGAGTTATAAATGGAGAGAGGCATTTATTCAGACATTTTTAGAGAGAGATATCCCAAAATTTGGAATCAAAATTCCCACGATTCAACTAAGTAGATTTTGGTCAATGATCGCTCACATTCACGGAAATCTTTGGAACGCAAGCAAAATTGCTGCTTCACTTGGAGTAACTCCACCGACTTCTAAAAGTTATCTGGATATTTTGGAAGGTACATTCATAATCCGGCAGCTTCAACCCTATCTCGCAAATACAAAAAAAAGATTAGTTAAATCACCTAAGGTATATATTCGCGATAGTGGATTGCTTCATTCAATTCTTAAGATTAAAACCAAAAGTGAACTTTTTGGAAATCCGACATCCGGACATTCTTGGGAAGGTTTCGTAATTGAACAGGTATTAAATAATTTGTCCTCCGACTTTGGAGTATATTTTTATCGTACATCTGCAGGGGCAGAAATTGACTTGGTGATCACTAAAGGTGACAGCCCAGTTTATTGTATCGATGCAAAACTTTCACTTACTCCTCAAGTTTCAGCCGGATTTCTAAATGCATTGGATGACCTTAAGTGTGAAAAAGGGTTTGTTGTTTATCCTGGAAAAGATATCTATCCTGTAAAAGAAAACGTTACAGCAATTCCAATTTCAAGAATTGATGCAATAATTAATACTTAA
- a CDS encoding alpha/beta fold hydrolase has translation MRKKFFNIAVNLLLIILIGTLNAQSIQKYTELGDFKLESGEYILDCKVGFRTFGTLNEEKSNAILNPTWFAGTSEHLGNLIGNGPNKLLDSSKFFIIAVDAIGNGISTSPSNSEKQNGNDFPQFTIRDMVNSQYRLVKDFLKIDRLHTVIGGSMGSMQALEWIVAYPEFVEKCIAYVPTPWASTYDQLLWHTRLHLIESSLKAGVPEKEIMKTINMLTQLVARTADWYVRNNPIEKFPEILKSFDREPSKIFTSIDYAYQLRSMIGHDISRSVNLEKEKLKEHIKSKVFLIISLQDQILHPKSAIDFAELIGAKTLIFDSECGHLAVNCEMEKTAKAIAEFLDR, from the coding sequence ATGAGAAAGAAATTTTTTAACATAGCAGTAAATTTATTATTAATTATTTTAATTGGAACACTGAATGCGCAGTCAATTCAAAAATATACTGAACTTGGTGATTTCAAACTCGAAAGTGGGGAATATATACTCGACTGCAAAGTTGGATTCCGTACATTTGGAACATTAAATGAGGAAAAGTCAAACGCAATTCTAAATCCAACCTGGTTCGCCGGCACGAGCGAACATCTCGGAAATTTAATTGGAAATGGTCCTAATAAACTTCTCGATAGTTCGAAGTTTTTCATTATCGCAGTTGATGCAATCGGAAATGGAATTTCTACCTCGCCATCAAACAGTGAGAAACAAAACGGGAATGATTTTCCTCAATTCACAATTCGGGATATGGTGAACTCGCAGTACCGACTTGTTAAAGATTTCTTGAAGATAGATAGACTGCACACAGTCATTGGTGGTTCAATGGGAAGCATGCAGGCATTGGAATGGATTGTTGCGTATCCAGAATTTGTCGAGAAATGTATTGCGTATGTACCAACACCTTGGGCAAGCACGTACGATCAATTGCTATGGCATACAAGACTTCACTTGATTGAGTCTTCGTTAAAAGCTGGAGTCCCCGAAAAAGAAATAATGAAAACGATCAACATGCTGACGCAATTAGTTGCTCGGACGGCAGATTGGTATGTGAGAAATAATCCAATCGAAAAATTTCCTGAGATATTAAAATCTTTTGATCGCGAGCCATCCAAGATTTTTACCTCAATCGATTATGCATATCAGCTTCGCTCGATGATCGGGCACGATATTTCAAGGTCTGTTAATCTTGAAAAAGAAAAACTCAAGGAACATATTAAATCAAAAGTTTTTTTAATTATTTCGCTTCAAGACCAGATCCTTCACCCCAAATCAGCCATTGATTTTGCCGAGTTAATTGGAGCAAAAACTTTAATCTTCGACAGTGAATGCGGGCACTTAGCCGTGAATTGTGAGATGGAAAAAACAGCAAAAGCAATCGCTGAGTTTTTGGATAGGTAG
- a CDS encoding glycosyltransferase family 1 protein produces the protein MKVMDKMDSKIDLRIAFFSGTMKPGQDGVTRVLYKLLDYLNQNSIPNIAISPVIPQKDDQPSEMFKVCSVSVPLYRDYRMSIPTDYFLKKMIKQFNPTLFHIHSPCSLGFAAVKFAKRKSIPVVATYHTHFPSYARYYKIRSLELCGWNYLRGLYNSCDRVYIPSLPILSELENHQFRNLEHLPHGVEIEIFNPKYRSLEWRNKNNPSNKKILLYAGRLVWEKDLKDLIDAYRILEAERNDFILMFVGDGPIRHELEEMLPNAIFLGYKCGKELSTVFASSDVFVFPSTTETFGNVTLEAMASGLVPICADKGGAAGIIKNFQTGLLFKPNAPVDFAEKIRFVLNNSELRKEISNNAFRYAHSQTWEKIFEKLILSYYKVMEDSKLKKLLVKTAA, from the coding sequence ATGAAAGTGATGGATAAAATGGATTCCAAAATAGATCTGCGCATAGCGTTTTTTAGCGGGACAATGAAGCCCGGACAGGATGGAGTGACGAGAGTTTTGTACAAGCTGCTCGATTATCTTAATCAGAACAGTATTCCAAACATCGCAATCTCACCTGTAATTCCCCAAAAAGACGATCAACCATCAGAAATGTTTAAAGTTTGTTCTGTCTCTGTTCCTTTGTACCGGGATTATAGGATGTCTATTCCAACAGATTATTTTTTGAAAAAGATGATCAAACAATTCAATCCCACACTTTTTCATATCCACTCACCATGTTCATTAGGATTTGCTGCGGTAAAATTTGCGAAAAGAAAATCAATTCCAGTTGTAGCTACTTATCACACTCACTTTCCAAGCTATGCCAGATATTATAAAATAAGATCGCTGGAATTATGCGGCTGGAATTATTTACGAGGTCTTTACAATAGCTGCGATAGAGTTTACATTCCATCGCTGCCAATTTTATCTGAACTTGAAAATCACCAATTCAGAAATCTCGAGCACCTGCCGCATGGAGTTGAGATAGAAATTTTTAATCCAAAATATCGATCGTTGGAATGGAGAAATAAAAATAATCCAAGTAATAAAAAGATTTTACTTTATGCAGGAAGATTAGTCTGGGAAAAGGATTTGAAAGATTTAATCGATGCATATAGAATTTTAGAAGCTGAACGAAATGATTTCATTTTAATGTTTGTCGGAGATGGTCCAATTCGACATGAACTTGAAGAAATGCTTCCGAATGCTATTTTTCTCGGTTATAAATGTGGGAAAGAACTATCTACAGTTTTTGCGTCGAGCGATGTTTTTGTTTTTCCTTCGACCACAGAGACCTTTGGAAATGTGACGCTTGAAGCTATGGCGTCGGGATTAGTTCCTATCTGCGCCGATAAAGGAGGGGCAGCAGGAATTATAAAAAATTTTCAAACAGGATTGCTCTTTAAGCCAAACGCACCAGTTGATTTTGCAGAAAAAATTAGATTTGTTCTGAATAATAGTGAGCTGAGAAAAGAAATCTCAAATAATGCATTCAGATATGCTCATTCTCAAACCTGGGAGAAAATATTTGAAAAGCTTATTTTAAGTTATTACAAGGTAATGGAAGATTCTAAATTGAAAAAGCTTCTGGTAAAGACTGCCGCTTGA
- the pta gene encoding phosphate acetyltransferase: MSTLLQSIKEKASKRKKTIVLPESYDERVIKAGAQLAEENVCAVILIGNEQKIRDDAKELNVELTGIRLIDPMKSDKLTDFTNIYFNLRKTKGIDFEKAKETMKNNLFFGAMMVREGMADGFVGGSSSPTADVLRAGIHCVGMPEGISIVSSFFLMIWPERVHAYADCAVVPNPTDEQMADIAISTADNYGKLIGDEPKIAMLSFSTKGSAEHEMIDKVRVATNLVISRRPDLKVDGELQFDAAVVEKVGKSKAPNSEIAGKANVLIFPDLNAGNIGYKIAQRIGGAEAVGPMVQGLKKPVFDLSRGCSVDDIVNTSAIACLMSN; the protein is encoded by the coding sequence ATGTCTACACTACTCCAATCGATAAAAGAAAAAGCATCCAAACGTAAAAAAACGATTGTGTTACCTGAATCTTATGATGAACGTGTAATAAAAGCTGGTGCTCAGTTAGCCGAAGAAAATGTTTGTGCCGTTATTCTAATCGGAAATGAACAGAAGATCCGCGATGATGCAAAAGAATTAAATGTTGAATTAACTGGGATCAGGTTGATTGACCCGATGAAATCAGACAAGCTGACAGACTTTACAAATATTTATTTCAATCTCCGCAAAACAAAAGGTATTGATTTTGAAAAAGCAAAAGAAACGATGAAGAACAATCTTTTCTTCGGGGCAATGATGGTGAGAGAAGGAATGGCTGACGGATTTGTCGGCGGTTCGTCTTCACCAACTGCCGATGTACTTCGAGCCGGAATTCATTGTGTTGGTATGCCTGAAGGGATTTCAATAGTCTCAAGTTTCTTTTTAATGATTTGGCCTGAAAGAGTACACGCTTATGCAGATTGTGCAGTAGTCCCAAATCCAACCGATGAACAAATGGCGGATATTGCGATCTCAACGGCAGACAATTATGGAAAATTAATCGGCGATGAACCTAAAATAGCGATGCTTTCATTCTCAACGAAAGGAAGCGCAGAGCATGAAATGATTGATAAAGTTAGAGTCGCAACGAATTTAGTAATATCGAGACGCCCAGATCTTAAGGTTGACGGTGAACTTCAATTCGATGCAGCGGTAGTTGAAAAAGTCGGAAAATCAAAAGCACCAAATAGTGAAATCGCTGGAAAGGCAAATGTGCTGATCTTTCCAGACTTGAATGCTGGCAATATCGGTTATAAAATTGCCCAGCGAATCGGCGGTGCGGAAGCTGTCGGGCCAATGGTTCAAGGATTAAAAAAACCTGTATTCGATCTCTCACGCGGCTGCAGTGTTGATGATATTGTAAATACTTCTGCTATTGCTTGTTTGATGAGTAACTAA
- a CDS encoding DUF1684 domain-containing protein, which yields MNKKIISVLILFASLSLIDCSENELGSEYFSQIQKHRRQTDSLFKYSDTSPFKRDNSVKYTAIKWFDVNPDFVFKSRLIKYENPDTVIVLGTKGEERNQIKYGWFEFDFNKVRYKINVYKYLESDITPGREMLKNYLAVWFRDQTTGKETYEVGRYLEVEEESADPNYLYSLDFNKAYNPYCAYTPIYSCAIPRKEDFIDLKIEAGEKKYHK from the coding sequence ATGAACAAGAAAATTATTTCCGTATTAATTCTCTTTGCGAGTCTGAGTTTAATCGACTGCTCTGAGAATGAACTTGGTTCAGAATATTTTTCACAAATTCAAAAACACCGGCGGCAAACCGACTCTCTCTTTAAATATTCTGATACATCACCTTTCAAGAGGGATAACTCTGTTAAGTATACAGCGATAAAATGGTTTGACGTCAATCCCGATTTTGTATTCAAATCCCGATTGATAAAATATGAAAATCCCGATACTGTAATTGTCCTGGGTACGAAAGGGGAGGAGCGGAATCAAATTAAATACGGATGGTTTGAATTCGACTTTAATAAGGTTAGGTATAAGATCAATGTTTATAAATATCTCGAATCTGATATCACTCCTGGAAGGGAAATGCTGAAGAACTATCTCGCTGTTTGGTTCAGAGATCAAACAACCGGCAAAGAAACATACGAGGTCGGAAGATATTTAGAAGTTGAAGAAGAATCCGCCGATCCAAATTATCTTTACTCACTCGATTTTAATAAAGCATATAATCCATATTGTGCTTACACACCAATTTACTCATGTGCAATTCCACGTAAGGAAGATTTTATAGATTTAAAAATTGAAGCAGGTGAAAAGAAATATCATAAGTAA